A genomic region of Marinobacter qingdaonensis contains the following coding sequences:
- a CDS encoding CDP-glycerol glycerophosphotransferase family protein, whose translation MRRYLFFVNQPYSYSILRPLQDEIRRRGDEAAWFVAGCSTAPLRADERHLKTVKEVMAFNADATFVPGDWVPYFFPGIKVEVFHGMARNKRGHSSEDESDHYRIRGWFDLYCTHAKRDTAKFQELAESHGHFAVAHTGWPKLDPLLAQSVAGERKRDASEPPVVFFASTFSRSVTAAPALAETIGRLAASDRWRFIVTLHPKMDPSIVDAYRQMTGKNLRFVESDEDLLPILPEADVMLCDTSSIMFEFMFLDRPVVTFKTKMPGPYLIDVASEDEVEAALKSALARPPALMDAARTLCQELHSFHDGHSSARVLDAVDDFFANKQQRLTSKPLNLIRKIKVRRRLTRELKRAPQGDR comes from the coding sequence ATGCGCCGTTATCTATTCTTCGTCAATCAGCCCTATTCCTATTCCATACTCCGGCCTTTGCAGGACGAAATACGTCGGCGGGGCGATGAAGCGGCTTGGTTTGTGGCGGGCTGTTCGACGGCGCCTTTGCGTGCCGATGAGCGGCACCTGAAGACAGTGAAGGAGGTCATGGCGTTCAACGCTGACGCGACGTTCGTTCCCGGGGATTGGGTGCCTTATTTTTTTCCCGGGATCAAAGTCGAGGTGTTCCACGGCATGGCCCGTAATAAACGGGGCCACAGCAGCGAGGACGAGAGTGACCATTACCGGATCCGGGGCTGGTTTGATCTTTATTGCACCCACGCGAAGAGAGATACCGCCAAGTTCCAAGAGCTTGCAGAAAGTCATGGACATTTCGCCGTTGCTCATACCGGTTGGCCAAAGCTTGATCCACTTCTCGCTCAATCCGTGGCTGGCGAACGGAAACGGGATGCCAGTGAGCCCCCCGTGGTCTTTTTCGCATCAACCTTCAGTCGTTCGGTGACAGCGGCCCCCGCGCTGGCTGAGACGATCGGAAGACTTGCTGCCAGCGACCGTTGGCGGTTTATCGTTACGCTGCACCCGAAAATGGACCCTTCTATCGTAGATGCGTATCGGCAAATGACAGGGAAAAATCTTCGCTTTGTTGAGAGCGACGAGGACCTTCTGCCAATCCTGCCGGAAGCTGATGTAATGTTGTGTGACACGTCGTCGATCATGTTTGAGTTCATGTTTCTTGATCGGCCAGTTGTCACCTTCAAAACCAAGATGCCGGGGCCCTACCTCATCGACGTTGCCAGCGAGGACGAAGTCGAGGCTGCCCTGAAGTCAGCTCTGGCGCGCCCGCCGGCGCTTATGGATGCGGCTCGCACATTGTGTCAAGAGTTGCATAGTTTTCATGATGGTCATTCCAGTGCGCGCGTACTGGATGCAGTTGACGATTTTTTTGCCAACAAACAGCAGCGACTGACATCGAAGCCTTTAAACCTGATCAGGAAAATCAAGGTACGGCGCCGATTGACGCGAGAACTCAAGCGCGCTCCGCAAGGGGATCGATAG
- a CDS encoding glycosyltransferase family 4 protein produces MNDQPKQNALPAILCLTDACDRPETELFIGLRNAGFDVDVMCNPKGRNYQRLVDEGMVAQPMALKTRFDKDGIAAIREQLGKKRYEVIHAYNPRALACGIKASKGMDVKIVAYRGVIGNISFLNPESWITFLHPRVNKIVCVADAIKEYLASLRLLWLRIPDSKLQRIYKGHDLGWYQAEPADLSEFGIQENDFVICCTGRNSPRKGFDVLIEAMDELPSDVNAHLVLVGNVDQNEEIRALAQKSNRADRIHFTGFRNDAPSIAAASDVFVLPSKEREGLPRAVIESMAYGVTPVVTSVGGMPELVEDQVSGLVVAPNSSSALAGAIERLYRDRDAATRFGQAARERIASNFHTSYTVQETGELYKALTGRV; encoded by the coding sequence TTGAACGACCAACCGAAACAGAACGCCTTGCCCGCCATTCTCTGCCTGACGGACGCCTGCGACCGGCCGGAAACCGAGCTGTTTATTGGCTTGAGAAACGCGGGCTTTGACGTTGATGTGATGTGTAACCCCAAGGGCAGGAACTATCAGCGCCTGGTCGATGAAGGCATGGTGGCCCAGCCGATGGCGCTGAAGACCCGATTCGACAAGGATGGCATTGCGGCGATCCGCGAGCAGTTGGGAAAGAAACGCTATGAAGTGATTCACGCCTACAACCCACGCGCACTGGCTTGCGGCATCAAAGCGTCCAAGGGCATGGATGTCAAAATCGTGGCCTATCGTGGCGTGATCGGAAACATCAGTTTCCTCAATCCGGAGTCCTGGATTACCTTCCTGCACCCCCGGGTAAACAAAATTGTGTGCGTGGCCGACGCCATCAAGGAATACCTGGCGAGCCTGCGACTCCTCTGGCTGCGCATTCCCGACTCGAAACTGCAGCGAATCTACAAGGGGCACGATCTGGGGTGGTATCAGGCGGAACCCGCAGACCTGAGTGAGTTTGGCATTCAGGAGAACGACTTCGTGATCTGCTGTACCGGGCGCAACTCGCCAAGGAAGGGCTTTGATGTGTTGATCGAAGCCATGGACGAGTTGCCATCGGATGTAAACGCGCATCTCGTGTTGGTTGGAAATGTCGATCAGAACGAAGAGATTCGTGCCCTGGCTCAAAAGTCCAACCGCGCCGATCGGATACATTTCACGGGGTTTCGGAATGATGCGCCGTCGATAGCCGCAGCCAGCGACGTTTTTGTGCTTCCGTCGAAAGAACGGGAAGGGCTACCGCGAGCGGTGATAGAGTCGATGGCCTATGGTGTGACGCCCGTGGTAACAAGCGTCGGGGGCATGCCTGAATTGGTGGAGGACCAGGTCAGCGGCTTGGTGGTCGCTCCAAACAGCAGTTCGGCATTGGCCGGGGCGATCGAGCGCCTTTACCGGGATCGGGACGCTGCAACCCGGTTTGGACAGGCTGCGCGGGAACGAATCGCCTCGAACTTTCACACCTCCTACACGGTTCAAGAAACAGGCGAGCTCTACAAAGCGCTCACGGGCAGGGTCTAA
- a CDS encoding 3-deoxy-D-manno-octulosonic acid kinase has protein sequence MVESECIEREKGSALLIHPNYEGLVTGDWFDPLYWGSRAQMVGSGGRGAAWFIEAEGRRLVLREYRRGGLVAKLAEKSYVFTGEQNVRSFSEFRLLNWMVEAGLPVPRAVAAMYRKVSGLHYQASILIERIDHSVPLADLIRDLQASDWSRLGATIRRFHDAGVRHADLNCFNVLVKEAQFFLIDFDKGQLMPSSARPQWKQGNLERFARSLRKVAGETTQQKVWDSFLNGYNGSQTA, from the coding sequence ATGGTCGAGTCTGAGTGTATTGAACGGGAAAAGGGCTCAGCCTTGCTCATACATCCGAATTACGAAGGGCTGGTGACCGGTGATTGGTTTGACCCACTGTATTGGGGGTCGCGAGCCCAAATGGTCGGCAGTGGTGGTCGAGGTGCTGCCTGGTTTATCGAGGCCGAGGGGCGTCGTCTCGTGTTGCGAGAGTATCGACGGGGTGGGCTCGTCGCCAAGCTGGCCGAGAAGAGCTATGTCTTCACCGGGGAGCAGAACGTTCGATCGTTTTCAGAATTCAGATTGCTGAACTGGATGGTCGAGGCCGGACTTCCCGTTCCCAGAGCTGTAGCGGCGATGTATCGGAAGGTGTCTGGGCTGCATTACCAGGCCTCGATCCTGATTGAGCGCATTGACCATTCGGTGCCGCTCGCCGATCTCATCCGGGATCTCCAGGCGTCGGACTGGTCTCGGCTCGGCGCGACGATCCGTCGCTTCCACGACGCCGGTGTTCGCCATGCCGACCTGAACTGCTTCAATGTTCTGGTCAAAGAGGCGCAATTTTTCCTGATCGACTTTGACAAGGGACAGCTCATGCCGTCCTCTGCACGACCGCAGTGGAAGCAGGGGAACCTGGAGCGGTTTGCCCGGTCGCTGCGGAAAGTCGCTGGTGAGACCACCCAGCAAAAAGTTTGGGACTCATTTTTGAACGGATATAACGGGAGTCAGACCGCTTGA
- a CDS encoding glycosyltransferase family 9 protein, whose product MKSICILRLSAIGDVTHVIPVVLSLQEQVPGVQITWVIGKVEAKLIGDLPGVEFVIFDKKAGRRGYAELREQMRGRSFDALLHMQVAFRANLAAACIPAKIKVGYDRARSKDLHSLFINKRIAPAPQQHVRDCLASFLEPLGLKAAPPQWHIPLSDSDHAFARQHLATDRRNLVISPCASHTLRNWPAERYAQLADHAIQKHGMKVILVGSPAPFEAEYCKTIEHAMKERAHNICGQDTLKQLTALLTQADLAVAPDTGPAHIASAVGTDVLGIFAASNPYRSGPYNSLAWCVNRYPEALEQFTGKNVEEARWGAKAEFEGAMELVTVEDATALLDRWVASQQTAETKTASDLG is encoded by the coding sequence ATGAAGTCCATCTGCATACTCCGCCTCTCCGCCATTGGCGACGTGACCCACGTAATCCCGGTTGTACTCAGCCTGCAGGAGCAGGTGCCGGGCGTGCAGATCACCTGGGTCATCGGCAAGGTGGAAGCCAAACTCATCGGTGATTTGCCGGGCGTTGAGTTCGTCATCTTCGATAAAAAGGCGGGGCGACGGGGCTACGCCGAACTGCGCGAACAGATGCGCGGTCGGTCGTTCGACGCCCTGTTGCACATGCAGGTCGCTTTCCGGGCCAATCTGGCGGCTGCCTGCATCCCTGCCAAGATCAAGGTCGGCTATGACAGAGCCCGCAGCAAAGACCTGCACAGCCTGTTCATCAACAAACGCATTGCACCGGCGCCACAGCAACACGTGCGTGACTGCCTGGCCAGCTTCCTGGAGCCGCTGGGACTCAAGGCCGCGCCCCCGCAATGGCACATTCCGCTCAGCGACAGCGACCACGCCTTTGCCCGCCAGCACCTGGCCACCGACCGGCGCAACCTGGTGATCAGCCCCTGCGCCAGTCACACCTTGCGGAACTGGCCGGCGGAGCGGTATGCCCAGCTGGCGGACCATGCCATTCAAAAACACGGCATGAAGGTGATTCTGGTGGGCAGCCCGGCTCCATTCGAAGCGGAGTATTGCAAAACGATTGAGCACGCCATGAAGGAGCGAGCCCACAACATCTGCGGCCAGGACACCCTCAAGCAGCTGACCGCGCTTCTGACCCAGGCGGATCTGGCCGTAGCGCCCGACACCGGCCCGGCCCACATTGCCAGCGCCGTCGGCACCGATGTTCTCGGTATTTTTGCCGCCAGCAACCCCTATCGTTCAGGCCCCTACAACTCGTTGGCCTGGTGCGTGAATCGCTACCCTGAAGCGCTTGAGCAATTTACCGGGAAGAACGTCGAAGAAGCGAGATGGGGAGCGAAAGCCGAATTTGAAGGTGCCATGGAACTGGTGACCGTTGAGGATGCTACCGCACTGCTGGACCGGTGGGTGGCAAGTCAACAGACCGCAGAAACAAAAACAGCGTCGGATCTTGGATGA
- a CDS encoding DUF6165 family protein, with protein sequence MADVIKVPVSFGEVLDKITILEIKSERIKDEAKLKNVRLELEELSATWNDAVEDQSAIADLRAQLKAVNEELWVIEDDIRDQEAAQDFGPRFIELARAVYVTNDKRAAIKKDVNLALGSRFVEEKSYQDYTARK encoded by the coding sequence ATGGCAGACGTCATCAAAGTCCCCGTCTCCTTCGGCGAGGTTCTCGACAAGATTACTATCCTCGAAATCAAATCCGAGCGCATCAAGGATGAGGCCAAGCTCAAGAACGTTCGTCTGGAGCTGGAGGAATTGAGCGCGACCTGGAACGACGCAGTCGAGGATCAAAGCGCCATCGCCGATCTGCGTGCCCAGCTCAAAGCGGTGAACGAAGAGCTGTGGGTGATCGAGGACGACATCCGCGATCAGGAAGCGGCTCAGGATTTCGGGCCCCGGTTCATCGAACTCGCCCGTGCCGTCTACGTCACTAACGACAAGCGAGCGGCCATCAAGAAGGACGTGAACCTGGCGCTGGGGTCACGGTTTGTGGAAGAGAAGTCCTATCAGGATTACACCGCACGGAAATGA
- a CDS encoding branched-chain amino acid transaminase encodes MSMADRDGLIWLDGEMVPWREAKTHVLTHTLHYGLGCFEGVRAYNTAKGPAIFRLNDHTDRLFRSAHILNMKMPFSKEELNEAQCAAVRENNLDEAYLRPMVFLGSEGMGLRADNLKVHVMVAAWSWPSYMSPEAKEMGIKVRTSSYTRHHVNITMCKAKANGNYINSMLALNEAIASGCEEALLLDNEGYVAEGSGENIFILRDGVLHTPELTSCLEGITRQTILDFAQELNIPVKERRITRDEVYIAEEAFFTGTAAEVLPIRELDGRTIGAGKRGPVTEKLQAMYFDAVKGKLDARSNWLTHVKG; translated from the coding sequence ATGTCGATGGCTGATCGCGATGGCCTCATCTGGCTGGATGGCGAAATGGTTCCCTGGCGGGAAGCCAAAACCCACGTGCTGACCCACACCCTGCATTACGGCCTGGGCTGTTTTGAAGGCGTGAGGGCGTACAACACCGCCAAGGGCCCGGCAATTTTCCGCCTGAACGATCACACCGACCGGTTGTTCCGCTCAGCTCACATTCTCAACATGAAAATGCCGTTCAGTAAGGAAGAACTGAACGAGGCGCAGTGTGCTGCGGTACGGGAAAACAATCTGGACGAGGCCTACCTGCGCCCCATGGTGTTCCTGGGTTCTGAAGGTATGGGCCTGCGCGCCGACAACCTCAAGGTTCATGTCATGGTCGCCGCCTGGAGCTGGCCGTCCTACATGTCGCCGGAGGCCAAGGAGATGGGGATCAAGGTTCGCACTTCCTCCTACACCCGTCACCACGTCAACATCACCATGTGCAAGGCGAAGGCGAACGGCAACTACATCAACTCCATGCTGGCACTGAATGAAGCCATCGCCAGTGGGTGTGAAGAGGCGCTGCTGCTCGACAACGAGGGCTACGTGGCCGAGGGTTCCGGTGAGAACATCTTCATCCTGCGCGACGGTGTCCTGCATACCCCGGAACTGACCTCCTGTCTGGAGGGGATCACCCGCCAGACTATCCTGGACTTCGCTCAGGAGCTGAACATCCCGGTGAAAGAACGCCGAATCACCCGTGACGAGGTGTACATCGCCGAAGAAGCTTTCTTTACCGGCACCGCCGCCGAGGTACTGCCGATTCGCGAGCTGGATGGCCGCACCATCGGCGCCGGCAAGCGTGGCCCGGTCACCGAAAAACTCCAGGCCATGTACTTCGATGCGGTTAAAGGCAAGCTTGACGCCCGCAGCAACTGGTTGACCCACGTAAAGGGCTGA
- the glnE gene encoding bifunctional [glutamate--ammonia ligase]-adenylyl-L-tyrosine phosphorylase/[glutamate--ammonia-ligase] adenylyltransferase — protein sequence MSEPWSSLPTPLAKDVAGCWHSVFPQGVPEWLLTEGMSEAVLAEAVARSLFLRQTLERQPEQVRAMVKARPLTEPNTPEFLAERWQDYLGDVTDETSLHAQLRKYRREAQFRIIWRDLLRWADLAETIAATSAFADTCIEGALDWLYQEACEQSGTPWGTDPATGKEAPQRMVVLGMGKLGGRELNVSSDIDLIFAFPDKGETQGGRRSIDNQTFFIRLGQRLIQALDQITADGFVFRVDMRLRPYGQSGALALSFAALEAYYQDQGRDWERYAMVKARVVAGDQAAGQVLLATLRPFVYRKYIDFSAFESLRSMKAMIGREVRRKGLENNIKLGSGGIREIEFVVQAFQLIRGGRDRELQQRELQVILNELEALELLPPQVVKELREAYVFLRDLEHALQGMEDKQTQLLPEDELGRARVARIMGFDDWQAFDASLSQHRQRVAKHFANIIATEDKEQDGAGEPEEGWQEVWLAELDAEASVAWLAKHGYEDAEASVTMLRELRENRTVQTLQTQGRRRLNQFMPMLLEALTQVDNPSETLARVLQLVEAILRRTAYMVLLLENPGACAQLVALCSDSPWIASQLAETPLLLDELLNAESLYHPPAKAELQDDLRQQMLRIPYEDLEEQMESLRHFKKAHLLRLAASELKGTLPLMKVSDYLTWLAEVLLDHVVDVAFANLVSRHGYPKRADGSVCDTDFAVIGYGKLGGIELGYTSDLDLVFVHKADPELATDGEKPIDNAVFYTRLGQRIVHILNTQTPAGLLYEVDMRLRPSGNSGLLVSTVQAFEKYQRNDAWTWEHQALARARGVAGCPQTLAAFETIRHDILCQSRDLDKLRQEVVDMREKMRVSLGTPENRQSETFHIKHDTGGIVDVEFMVQYLMLAHSADHPELTQWSDNIRQLEELGRVGVLPVEDTKKLREVFITLRSTIHRRALQNLNSQVEAGNFMDERNYIRALWQRVMLD from the coding sequence ATGTCTGAGCCATGGAGCTCCCTCCCAACACCCTTAGCCAAGGACGTGGCCGGCTGCTGGCATTCCGTGTTTCCGCAGGGCGTGCCTGAGTGGCTGTTGACGGAGGGGATGTCCGAGGCGGTGCTGGCAGAGGCAGTGGCGCGCAGCCTGTTTCTTCGGCAAACCCTGGAGCGCCAGCCGGAGCAGGTGCGCGCCATGGTAAAGGCGCGGCCCCTAACCGAGCCAAACACCCCGGAGTTCCTGGCTGAGCGCTGGCAGGACTATCTCGGTGACGTTACCGATGAAACGTCCTTGCACGCCCAGCTGCGCAAATACCGTCGTGAGGCGCAGTTCCGAATCATCTGGCGGGACCTGCTGCGGTGGGCCGATCTGGCCGAGACCATCGCGGCCACCAGCGCCTTCGCCGATACCTGCATCGAAGGCGCGCTCGACTGGCTTTATCAGGAAGCCTGCGAGCAGTCTGGCACGCCCTGGGGCACGGACCCTGCCACCGGCAAAGAAGCGCCCCAGAGAATGGTGGTCTTGGGCATGGGCAAACTCGGCGGTCGGGAACTCAACGTCTCCTCGGACATCGACCTGATCTTCGCGTTTCCCGACAAGGGCGAAACCCAGGGTGGCCGTCGCTCCATCGACAACCAGACCTTTTTCATCCGCCTCGGCCAGCGCCTGATCCAGGCGCTGGACCAGATTACCGCAGACGGTTTCGTGTTCCGGGTGGACATGCGTCTGCGGCCCTACGGGCAGAGCGGGGCCCTGGCGTTGAGTTTTGCCGCGCTGGAGGCCTACTACCAGGATCAGGGCCGCGACTGGGAGCGGTACGCCATGGTCAAGGCCCGGGTGGTGGCCGGTGACCAGGCCGCGGGCCAGGTCCTGCTCGCCACTCTCCGGCCCTTCGTGTACCGCAAGTACATAGACTTCAGCGCGTTCGAGTCACTGCGCAGCATGAAAGCCATGATCGGTCGGGAGGTGCGACGCAAAGGCCTGGAAAACAACATCAAGCTGGGCAGTGGTGGTATCCGCGAGATCGAGTTCGTGGTCCAGGCCTTCCAGCTGATCCGTGGCGGGCGCGACCGGGAGCTCCAGCAACGGGAGCTGCAGGTCATCCTGAACGAGCTGGAGGCCCTGGAGCTGTTGCCGCCTCAGGTGGTCAAGGAGCTGCGCGAGGCCTACGTGTTCCTTCGCGATCTTGAGCACGCGCTGCAGGGCATGGAGGACAAGCAAACCCAGCTGCTACCGGAAGACGAGCTTGGGCGGGCCCGCGTGGCGAGGATCATGGGATTCGACGACTGGCAGGCCTTCGACGCCAGTCTCAGTCAGCACCGTCAGCGGGTGGCCAAGCACTTTGCCAACATCATCGCCACCGAAGACAAGGAACAGGATGGGGCAGGTGAACCGGAGGAGGGCTGGCAGGAGGTGTGGCTGGCCGAGCTCGATGCCGAGGCGTCGGTGGCCTGGCTGGCAAAGCACGGCTACGAGGACGCCGAGGCCAGTGTGACCATGCTGCGGGAACTCCGCGAGAATCGCACGGTGCAGACCCTACAGACCCAGGGCCGCAGGCGGCTGAACCAGTTCATGCCGATGCTGCTGGAGGCGCTGACCCAGGTCGACAACCCCTCGGAAACCCTGGCCCGGGTGCTGCAGCTGGTTGAAGCCATCCTCCGGCGTACCGCCTACATGGTGTTGCTGCTGGAAAACCCGGGCGCCTGCGCCCAGTTGGTTGCCCTGTGCAGCGACAGTCCTTGGATCGCCAGTCAACTGGCGGAAACGCCGCTGCTGCTGGACGAGCTGCTCAACGCCGAGAGTCTGTACCATCCGCCCGCCAAGGCCGAGCTGCAGGACGATCTGAGACAGCAGATGCTGCGGATTCCCTACGAGGACCTGGAGGAGCAGATGGAGTCGCTGCGTCACTTCAAGAAGGCGCACCTGCTGCGGTTGGCGGCGTCGGAGCTGAAGGGTACCTTGCCGCTGATGAAGGTCAGCGATTACCTCACCTGGCTGGCGGAAGTGTTGCTGGATCACGTTGTCGACGTTGCCTTTGCCAACCTGGTCAGCCGCCACGGCTACCCCAAGCGCGCCGACGGCTCGGTCTGTGACACCGACTTTGCCGTGATTGGCTACGGCAAGCTCGGCGGCATAGAGCTGGGGTACACCTCCGATCTGGACCTGGTATTCGTGCACAAGGCCGACCCGGAACTGGCCACCGACGGCGAGAAACCCATCGACAACGCCGTGTTCTATACCCGGCTGGGCCAGCGCATTGTGCATATCCTGAATACCCAGACCCCCGCGGGCCTGCTCTACGAGGTGGATATGCGCCTGCGACCGTCCGGGAATTCCGGGCTGCTGGTCAGCACCGTGCAGGCCTTCGAGAAATACCAGCGCAACGATGCCTGGACCTGGGAGCACCAGGCCCTGGCCCGGGCCCGGGGCGTCGCGGGTTGCCCGCAAACCCTGGCCGCGTTCGAAACCATTCGCCACGACATCCTGTGCCAGAGCCGGGACCTGGACAAGCTGCGTCAGGAGGTCGTGGACATGCGCGAGAAGATGCGGGTCAGCCTGGGCACCCCTGAAAACCGTCAGTCCGAGACCTTCCACATCAAGCACGACACCGGCGGCATCGTCGATGTGGAATTCATGGTGCAGTACCTGATGCTGGCACACAGTGCCGATCACCCCGAACTGACTCAGTGGTCGGACAACATTCGGCAGCTCGAAGAGCTGGGGCGGGTCGGCGTATTACCGGTCGAGGACACGAAAAAGCTGCGCGAGGTGTTCATCACCCTGCGTTCGACCATCCATCGCCGGGCGCTGCAGAACCTCAACAGCCAGGTTGAGGCCGGCAACTTTATGGACGAACGGAATTACATCCGCGCCCTGTGGCAGCGTGTGATGCTCGACTAG
- a CDS encoding potassium channel family protein: protein MMRNRRPLNPEHQQTHLPMGGLIRHRMKRLFLILAGLLCFQVLVIWTVEDLSLFESLWITMTTVSTVGYGDFAPKTLIGRLSTILIMFVGAITLLTLIVSDFIEYRFYRRERILTGRWIYKMNDHIVIINTPRNGGQQYFMRFASQVRSVPGYESIPIMLLTREFPTGLPPELSDVGMVHYHGSGFDPEALKAIHAGSARHIIVLASDECDPYSDSLTFDIAHRLCERNLGNRTTVECVSDDNRSRFRNLGIRTVLRPVRTYPEIMVRSVVAPGSEKVLEDMFNYEHDHPHRYDLKLDDLNWADIVSALVRHGIGTALAYIDEDDEVICHPPTTEEIEGKGLIVLVKSSETPSVELVQEALDRYRAFLANWHNGNNNGNGKPAEKTGRPDSSGSQADL from the coding sequence ATGATGAGAAACCGCCGTCCGCTCAACCCGGAACACCAGCAGACCCATCTCCCCATGGGTGGCCTCATCCGACACCGCATGAAACGCCTGTTCCTGATCCTCGCCGGGCTGCTGTGTTTCCAGGTCCTGGTGATCTGGACCGTTGAGGATCTGAGCCTGTTCGAGTCGCTGTGGATCACCATGACCACGGTGTCGACCGTCGGCTACGGGGACTTTGCGCCCAAAACACTGATCGGTCGCCTGAGCACCATCCTCATCATGTTCGTGGGCGCCATCACCCTGTTGACGCTGATCGTCAGCGACTTTATTGAGTATCGCTTCTATCGCCGAGAACGCATCCTGACCGGAAGGTGGATCTATAAAATGAACGACCACATTGTCATCATCAACACGCCCCGTAACGGAGGCCAGCAGTATTTCATGCGCTTTGCCTCCCAGGTCCGTTCGGTACCCGGCTACGAAAGCATCCCCATCATGCTGCTGACCCGCGAATTTCCAACCGGCCTGCCGCCCGAACTGTCCGATGTTGGCATGGTGCACTACCATGGCTCGGGCTTCGACCCGGAAGCCCTGAAAGCCATCCACGCCGGCAGCGCCCGACACATCATCGTGCTGGCGTCCGACGAGTGCGACCCTTATTCCGACAGCCTGACCTTCGACATTGCCCACCGGTTGTGCGAGCGCAATCTGGGCAACCGGACGACGGTGGAATGCGTCAGCGACGACAACCGCTCACGATTCCGGAACCTCGGCATTCGCACGGTGCTCCGCCCGGTCCGGACCTACCCCGAAATCATGGTGCGCTCGGTGGTGGCGCCCGGGTCCGAGAAAGTGCTGGAGGATATGTTCAATTACGAGCATGACCACCCACACCGCTACGACCTGAAACTGGACGACCTGAACTGGGCGGACATTGTCAGCGCCCTGGTGCGACACGGCATCGGTACGGCACTGGCGTACATCGATGAGGATGATGAGGTGATTTGCCACCCGCCCACAACCGAGGAGATCGAAGGCAAGGGCTTGATCGTACTGGTCAAATCGTCGGAAACGCCGAGCGTGGAGCTGGTCCAGGAAGCGCTGGACCGCTATCGGGCCTTCCTCGCCAACTGGCACAACGGGAACAACAACGGCAACGGGAAACCCGCTGAGAAAACCGGCCGCCCCGATTCAAGCGGCAGCCAAGCGGATCTGTAG
- a CDS encoding CYTH domain-containing protein, whose translation MAVELEIKLTLAETDLEQAVDWLGQQSGVKTEATRQLLNRYYDTPSQDLNRRKTALRVRQQDAQFIQTLKTKGEFSGGAHRRNEWEWPLVNDRLDTSLLDATPLAGAPVLAHLRPVFETNFERRILMLCEGEGVIEAAIDQGAIVAGGHRRSLNEVEFELKSGDPASLLAHALDLASEVPVFLNLVSKAEQGYYLAGQYAPVVEVSGTDGAPISVTGFLHGLSVAWLLGQSYPVERVDLSQVRAVARGLGLLDNLEAILAALGSGVPVAEVAATPALGQLQIRLAAA comes from the coding sequence ATGGCAGTAGAACTTGAGATCAAACTCACCCTGGCCGAAACCGACCTGGAGCAGGCCGTCGATTGGCTCGGTCAGCAATCAGGGGTGAAGACCGAAGCTACCCGACAGCTGTTGAATCGCTACTACGACACGCCCTCCCAGGACCTCAATCGCCGCAAGACTGCATTGCGGGTTCGTCAGCAGGACGCCCAGTTCATCCAGACCCTGAAAACCAAAGGGGAGTTTTCCGGTGGCGCCCATCGCCGGAACGAGTGGGAATGGCCGCTGGTAAACGACCGGCTTGACACCTCGTTGCTTGATGCCACGCCGCTGGCGGGTGCCCCGGTGTTGGCTCACCTGCGACCGGTGTTCGAAACCAACTTTGAGCGTCGGATTTTGATGCTCTGCGAGGGTGAGGGGGTCATCGAGGCTGCGATTGACCAAGGGGCCATCGTCGCTGGCGGGCACCGGCGCTCGCTCAATGAGGTTGAATTCGAGCTGAAGTCCGGTGACCCGGCCAGCTTGCTTGCTCATGCCCTGGATTTAGCCAGCGAGGTGCCGGTGTTTCTCAATCTGGTGAGCAAGGCCGAGCAGGGCTATTACCTGGCGGGGCAGTATGCGCCGGTGGTGGAGGTGTCCGGCACCGACGGAGCCCCGATTTCGGTAACGGGGTTCCTGCATGGTCTGAGTGTCGCCTGGCTGCTGGGCCAGTCTTACCCGGTGGAGCGCGTTGACCTCAGCCAAGTGCGGGCGGTGGCCCGGGGGCTTGGACTGCTCGACAATCTTGAAGCGATCCTTGCAGCCCTCGGCTCCGGTGTGCCGGTGGCCGAGGTCGCGGCCACGCCCGCGTTGGGCCAGCTACAGATCCGCTTGGCTGCCGCTTGA